The following coding sequences lie in one Oncorhynchus nerka isolate Pitt River linkage group LG14, Oner_Uvic_2.0, whole genome shotgun sequence genomic window:
- the LOC115141397 gene encoding arginine/serine-rich protein PNISR-like isoform X2 → MWDQGGQPWPQWPMNQQQWMQSFQHQQDPSQVDWAALAQAWIAQKESTGPTVDQQNIHPNGQDIPGMDPVMPNNHGSFQGDTNFGRMWQPEWGMHGQPPPPPIDQAWIPPGTGPMGTGPMDVVAPSEDSNSQDSLEFSEGHHRVFPQNSHGFGGQPDNYAMNPMAINQFDYQHGAAATYGPTPTGFHPPYWQQGHPQNRRDRPPGFRDRQRSPIQIPKQDAPAAALAFPGTQENRHTHTASNDLALLSDAVKRRTLPAWIREGLEKMDREKQKKLEKERMEKQLAEMAKDEDKESDTVDEGGDGPRLPRKSKFDSDDEEGDEDEREDEDRVLTRKQELASRSPSPPLEDQSEPEMNEEEREFQLMIVTKTLLTEILLEVTNEEIQTVAKETHRKATKAPAKQLAQSSALTSLIGIGGLGDYGSDLSENEEEHSAQASESSDTDEEELHHRIREKIDAFRRKERELQERQAQEAQHAREMALDRVSRERGDYDEGQLESLHKQEVREREAEPTAERRRSRSETEVISEVRQAGRGKERGAGRGTSGSPSNGRSSSSHSSSSSASSQSSSFSSSSSASSRSSSRSSSPRRKRRRSRSSSHRARVGGRRSHSRSSHRRHGERSVDKARERRKGSRNHSAERLTRHRNRSHSRERRVSRGGKSRSKDRASRSKSRDKERDRDRKRSRERRDSHSRSKSRDRDRKRSRERRDSHSRSKSRDKERDRDRKRSRERRDSRSSKHKQKASSKDRDRKKDRSDSHDKKEREKKKEKEKESDRKKQKAKEKEREKEKAKEKERGKEKERDRDREVSSVVAEESNAKSKKRKESSDHTDPQGDKHSHQGSKASKKGSAKSSKRYSDSESSRSPTPELSKEKKSKKSKRSRSRSTEKSHKSGKKASRKNKSKSRSRSTSPTRRRR, encoded by the exons atgtgggaccagggtggACAGCCCTGGCCACAATGGCCAATGAACCAGCAGCAGTGGATGCAGTCCTTCCAGCACCAGCAAGATCCAA GCCAAGTGGACTGGGCAGCACTGGCCCAGGCCTGGATTGCTCAGAAAGAGTCTACAGGCCCTACAGTGGACCAGCAGAACATTCATCCTAATGGACAGGACATCCCTGGCATGGATCCTGTGATGCCTAATAACCATGGCTCCTTCCAGGGTGACACCAATTTTGGCAGAATGTGGCAACCTG aATGGGGGATGCATGGTCAGCCCCCTCCGCCTCCCATAGACCAGGCGTGGATCCCCCCAGGAACAGGACCCATGGGGACTGGGCCTATGGATGTGGTGGCTCCCTCTGAGGACAGCAACAGCCAGGACAGTCTAGAGTTCTCTGAAGGCCACCACAGGGTCTTCCCCCAGAACAGCCACGGCTTTGGGGGTCAGCCCGACAACTACGCCATGAACCCAATGGCCATAAACCAGTTTGAttatcag CATGGGGCGGCTGCCACCTACGGCCCCACTCCCACAGGGTTCCACCCTCCATACTGGCAGCAGGGTCACCCACAGAACAGACGGGACAGGCCCCCAGGCTTTAGGGACCGCCAGAGATCCCCCATCCAGATCCCCAAACAAGATGCTCCTGCTGCTGCCCTCG CTTTCCCAGGCACGCaggaaaacagacacacacacacagcatccaaTGACCTGGCACTCCTCTCAGATGCGGTGAAGAGGCGCACCTTGCCGGCCTGGATCCGAGAGGGCCTGgagaagatggacagggagaaacagaagaaGCTGGAGAAGGAGCGCATGGAGAAACAGCTTGCCGAAATGGCTAAAGATGAAGACAAAGAGAGTGACACAGTGGACGAGGGAGGCGATGGGCCTCGTTTACCCCGCAAGAGTAAATTT GACAGTGATGATGAAGAGGGTGATGAAGATGAGAGGGAAGATGAGGACCGGGTCCTGACCAGGAAGCAGGAGCTGGCCAGCAGGAGCCCGTCACCTCCACTGGAGGACCAGAGCGAACCAGAGATgaacgaggaggagagagagttccaGCTG ATGATTGTGACTAAAACTCTGCTGACGGAAATCCTGCTGGAGGTCACCAACGAAGAGATCCAAACTGTGGCCAAAGAGACACACCGCAAAGCCACCAAAG CTCCTGCCAAACAGCTGGCACAGTCAAGTGCACTGACTTCTCTGATCGGCATTG GTGGACTTGGTGACTATGGCTCGGACTTGAGTGAGAACGAGGAGGAGCACAGTGCCCAGGCGTCCGAGTCCTCTGACACAGACGAGGAGGAGCTGCACCACCGTATCCGGGAGAAGATAGACGCCTTCCGACGCAAGGAGAGGGAGCTGCAGGAGAGACAAGCGCAGGAGGCGCAGCACGCACGTG AGATGGCGCTGGacagagtgagcagagagaggggggattatGACGAGGGCCAGTTAGAGAGCCTccacaaacaggaagtgagagagagggaggcggaaCCCACAGCAGAGAGACGCAGATCCCGCAGTGAGACTGAGGTTATCAGcgaggtcaggcaggcgggccgGGGTAAGGAGCGTGGCGCAGGGCGGGGCACCAGTGGTTCCCCCAGCAACGGACGCAGCAGCAGCTCCCATTCCAGCTCCAGCAGCGCCAGCAGCCAATCGTCTTCCTTCTCCTCATCATCCTCGGCCTCCTCACGCTCCTCTTCGCGCTCCTCCTCGCCCCGGAGGAAGAGGAGGCGCAGCCGCTCCTCCTCACACAGGGCCCGTGTTGGTGGCCGGCGCAGCCACAGTCGCAGCTCCCACAGACGTCACGGAGAGCGCAGCGTCGACAAGGcccgagagaggaggaagggcagCCGGAACCACAGCGCAGAGCGCTTAACCCGCCACCGGAACCGTAGCCACTCTCGAGAGCGAAGGGTCAGCAGAGGAGGCAAGAGCAGGTCCAAGGACAGGGCCAGCCGCAGCAAGAGCAGggacaaggagagggacagagaccggAAGAGGAGTAGGGAGCGCAGGGACAGTCACAGCCGCAGCAAGAGCAGGGACAGAGACCGGAAGAGGAGCAGGGAGCGCAGGGACAGTCACAGCCGCAGCAAGAGCAGggacaaggagagggacagagacaggaagaggagcaGGGAGCGCAGGGACAGCCGCAGCAGCAAGCACAAGCAGAAAGCCTCCAGCAAGGATAGGGACAGGAAGAAAGACCGGAGCGACAGCCACgacaagaaggagagagagaagaagaaggagaaggagaaagagtcAGATAGGAAGAAGCAGAAagccaaagagaaagagagggaaaaggagaaagcgaaggaaaaggagagggggaaggagaaagagagggatagggatagggaggtGAGCTCTGTGGTGGCGGAGGAGAGCAACGCCAAATCCaagaaaaggaaagagagcaGCGATCACACAGACCCTCAGGGTGACAAGCACTCCCATCAGGGTAGCAAGGCTAGCAAGAAGGGCTCTGCCAAATCTAGCAAGAGGTACTCTGACTCAGAGTCGAGCAGGTCCCCCACCCCCGAGCTTAGCAAGGAAAAGAAGTCTAAGAAATCCAAACGTAGTCGCTCAAGATCAACGGAAAAATCTCACAAGTCTGGTAAGAAGGCAAGCCGCAAAAACAAGTCTAAGTCACGATCAAG GTCCACGTCTCCCACCAGGCGCAGGCGTTAA
- the LOC115141397 gene encoding arginine/serine-rich protein PNISR-like isoform X1 yields the protein MWDQGGQPWPQWPMNQQQWMQSFQHQQDPSQVDWAALAQAWIAQKESTGPTVDQQNIHPNGQDIPGMDPVMPNNHGSFQGDTNFGRMWQPEWGMHGQPPPPPIDQAWIPPGTGPMGTGPMDVVAPSEDSNSQDSLEFSEGHHRVFPQNSHGFGGQPDNYAMNPMAINQFDYQHGAAATYGPTPTGFHPPYWQQGHPQNRRDRPPGFRDRQRSPIQIPKQDAPAAALAFPGTQENRHTHTASNDLALLSDAVKRRTLPAWIREGLEKMDREKQKKLEKERMEKQLAEMAKDEDKESDTVDEGGDGPRLPRKSKFDSDDEEGDEDEREDEDRVLTRKQELASRSPSPPLEDQSEPEMNEEEREFQLMIVTKTLLTEILLEVTNEEIQTVAKETHRKATKAPAKQLAQSSALTSLIGIGGLGDYGSDLSENEEEHSAQASESSDTDEEELHHRIREKIDAFRRKERELQERQAQEAQHAREEMALDRVSRERGDYDEGQLESLHKQEVREREAEPTAERRRSRSETEVISEVRQAGRGKERGAGRGTSGSPSNGRSSSSHSSSSSASSQSSSFSSSSSASSRSSSRSSSPRRKRRRSRSSSHRARVGGRRSHSRSSHRRHGERSVDKARERRKGSRNHSAERLTRHRNRSHSRERRVSRGGKSRSKDRASRSKSRDKERDRDRKRSRERRDSHSRSKSRDRDRKRSRERRDSHSRSKSRDKERDRDRKRSRERRDSRSSKHKQKASSKDRDRKKDRSDSHDKKEREKKKEKEKESDRKKQKAKEKEREKEKAKEKERGKEKERDRDREVSSVVAEESNAKSKKRKESSDHTDPQGDKHSHQGSKASKKGSAKSSKRYSDSESSRSPTPELSKEKKSKKSKRSRSRSTEKSHKSGKKASRKNKSKSRSRSTSPTRRRR from the exons atgtgggaccagggtggACAGCCCTGGCCACAATGGCCAATGAACCAGCAGCAGTGGATGCAGTCCTTCCAGCACCAGCAAGATCCAA GCCAAGTGGACTGGGCAGCACTGGCCCAGGCCTGGATTGCTCAGAAAGAGTCTACAGGCCCTACAGTGGACCAGCAGAACATTCATCCTAATGGACAGGACATCCCTGGCATGGATCCTGTGATGCCTAATAACCATGGCTCCTTCCAGGGTGACACCAATTTTGGCAGAATGTGGCAACCTG aATGGGGGATGCATGGTCAGCCCCCTCCGCCTCCCATAGACCAGGCGTGGATCCCCCCAGGAACAGGACCCATGGGGACTGGGCCTATGGATGTGGTGGCTCCCTCTGAGGACAGCAACAGCCAGGACAGTCTAGAGTTCTCTGAAGGCCACCACAGGGTCTTCCCCCAGAACAGCCACGGCTTTGGGGGTCAGCCCGACAACTACGCCATGAACCCAATGGCCATAAACCAGTTTGAttatcag CATGGGGCGGCTGCCACCTACGGCCCCACTCCCACAGGGTTCCACCCTCCATACTGGCAGCAGGGTCACCCACAGAACAGACGGGACAGGCCCCCAGGCTTTAGGGACCGCCAGAGATCCCCCATCCAGATCCCCAAACAAGATGCTCCTGCTGCTGCCCTCG CTTTCCCAGGCACGCaggaaaacagacacacacacacagcatccaaTGACCTGGCACTCCTCTCAGATGCGGTGAAGAGGCGCACCTTGCCGGCCTGGATCCGAGAGGGCCTGgagaagatggacagggagaaacagaagaaGCTGGAGAAGGAGCGCATGGAGAAACAGCTTGCCGAAATGGCTAAAGATGAAGACAAAGAGAGTGACACAGTGGACGAGGGAGGCGATGGGCCTCGTTTACCCCGCAAGAGTAAATTT GACAGTGATGATGAAGAGGGTGATGAAGATGAGAGGGAAGATGAGGACCGGGTCCTGACCAGGAAGCAGGAGCTGGCCAGCAGGAGCCCGTCACCTCCACTGGAGGACCAGAGCGAACCAGAGATgaacgaggaggagagagagttccaGCTG ATGATTGTGACTAAAACTCTGCTGACGGAAATCCTGCTGGAGGTCACCAACGAAGAGATCCAAACTGTGGCCAAAGAGACACACCGCAAAGCCACCAAAG CTCCTGCCAAACAGCTGGCACAGTCAAGTGCACTGACTTCTCTGATCGGCATTG GTGGACTTGGTGACTATGGCTCGGACTTGAGTGAGAACGAGGAGGAGCACAGTGCCCAGGCGTCCGAGTCCTCTGACACAGACGAGGAGGAGCTGCACCACCGTATCCGGGAGAAGATAGACGCCTTCCGACGCAAGGAGAGGGAGCTGCAGGAGAGACAAGCGCAGGAGGCGCAGCACGCACGTG AAGAGATGGCGCTGGacagagtgagcagagagaggggggattatGACGAGGGCCAGTTAGAGAGCCTccacaaacaggaagtgagagagagggaggcggaaCCCACAGCAGAGAGACGCAGATCCCGCAGTGAGACTGAGGTTATCAGcgaggtcaggcaggcgggccgGGGTAAGGAGCGTGGCGCAGGGCGGGGCACCAGTGGTTCCCCCAGCAACGGACGCAGCAGCAGCTCCCATTCCAGCTCCAGCAGCGCCAGCAGCCAATCGTCTTCCTTCTCCTCATCATCCTCGGCCTCCTCACGCTCCTCTTCGCGCTCCTCCTCGCCCCGGAGGAAGAGGAGGCGCAGCCGCTCCTCCTCACACAGGGCCCGTGTTGGTGGCCGGCGCAGCCACAGTCGCAGCTCCCACAGACGTCACGGAGAGCGCAGCGTCGACAAGGcccgagagaggaggaagggcagCCGGAACCACAGCGCAGAGCGCTTAACCCGCCACCGGAACCGTAGCCACTCTCGAGAGCGAAGGGTCAGCAGAGGAGGCAAGAGCAGGTCCAAGGACAGGGCCAGCCGCAGCAAGAGCAGggacaaggagagggacagagaccggAAGAGGAGTAGGGAGCGCAGGGACAGTCACAGCCGCAGCAAGAGCAGGGACAGAGACCGGAAGAGGAGCAGGGAGCGCAGGGACAGTCACAGCCGCAGCAAGAGCAGggacaaggagagggacagagacaggaagaggagcaGGGAGCGCAGGGACAGCCGCAGCAGCAAGCACAAGCAGAAAGCCTCCAGCAAGGATAGGGACAGGAAGAAAGACCGGAGCGACAGCCACgacaagaaggagagagagaagaagaaggagaaggagaaagagtcAGATAGGAAGAAGCAGAAagccaaagagaaagagagggaaaaggagaaagcgaaggaaaaggagagggggaaggagaaagagagggatagggatagggaggtGAGCTCTGTGGTGGCGGAGGAGAGCAACGCCAAATCCaagaaaaggaaagagagcaGCGATCACACAGACCCTCAGGGTGACAAGCACTCCCATCAGGGTAGCAAGGCTAGCAAGAAGGGCTCTGCCAAATCTAGCAAGAGGTACTCTGACTCAGAGTCGAGCAGGTCCCCCACCCCCGAGCTTAGCAAGGAAAAGAAGTCTAAGAAATCCAAACGTAGTCGCTCAAGATCAACGGAAAAATCTCACAAGTCTGGTAAGAAGGCAAGCCGCAAAAACAAGTCTAAGTCACGATCAAG GTCCACGTCTCCCACCAGGCGCAGGCGTTAA